The sequence below is a genomic window from bacterium.
CGGCGGTGTGGGCCGACTGGATGGACGCGAGGCCCGTGATCAACAGGGAGCCGGGGTGGGAGAACGCCAACACGTCGCTCATGAGGTCGGCCGCGAAGCAGGCCGTCACCTCCAGGCCCTCCATGAACTCCGACCCCAGGATCACCTGGCAATTCAGGAGGTCGACCAGTTCCTGCATCAGCATCGCGGCGGCTCCCGGGATTGGCGGCGGGTCAGCGCACCCCGGCTTCGTACAGCATGGTCGTGACCTGCCAGCGGCTCAGGTCGGTCGAGAAGATCGGGATCTGCGCCTTCTCGGCCATCTTCCTGACGTCTTCCGACGGCAGCTTGCCCTGGGTGA
It includes:
- a CDS encoding transcriptional regulator, whose product is MLMQELVDLLNCQVILGSEFMEGLEVTACFAADLMSDVLAFSHPGSLLITGLASIQSAHTADVADLAGILFVDGKTPAEPVIALVRTQRIPLLTTELSMPDVCGRLQANGLEPGGRP